The following coding sequences are from one Paracoccus alcaliphilus window:
- the dusA gene encoding tRNA dihydrouridine(20/20a) synthase DusA → MMDWTDSNCRVFHRMMSRRALLYTEMVTAPAIVHGDRGRLLDFDAGEHPLALQIGGSDPAELRQATRIAADWGYDEINLNVGCPSDRVQSGCFGAVLMKTPDLVAECVSGMIAVSPVEVTVKCRIGVDDQQAADVLPDFLGKMRQAGIRRMTIHARKAWLQGLSPRENREVPPLDYPLVHAMKREFPDLHLSVNGGISDLEAARAHLTVMDGVMIGRAAYHQPWQVLGQADLLWDSPPPFEDARQVAQAMRPRIIAHLERGGRLHQFTRHMLGLFHGQPGARGWKRTLSEGSGGGIEVYDAALAQLAPVEA, encoded by the coding sequence ATGATGGACTGGACCGACAGCAATTGCCGGGTGTTTCACCGGATGATGTCGCGCCGGGCGCTGCTTTATACCGAGATGGTGACCGCCCCGGCAATCGTGCATGGAGATCGCGGGCGGCTGCTGGACTTCGATGCGGGGGAACATCCACTTGCCTTGCAGATCGGCGGCTCGGACCCGGCCGAATTGCGTCAGGCGACGCGGATCGCGGCGGATTGGGGCTATGATGAGATCAACCTGAATGTCGGCTGCCCCAGCGACCGGGTGCAATCGGGCTGTTTCGGCGCGGTGCTGATGAAAACACCCGATCTGGTGGCGGAATGCGTCTCTGGGATGATCGCCGTCAGCCCGGTCGAGGTGACGGTGAAATGCCGCATCGGCGTGGACGATCAGCAGGCCGCCGATGTCCTGCCCGATTTCCTTGGCAAGATGCGTCAGGCCGGGATTCGCCGCATGACGATCCACGCGCGCAAGGCCTGGCTGCAAGGTCTCAGCCCGCGCGAGAACCGCGAGGTTCCGCCGCTGGATTATCCGCTGGTTCACGCGATGAAGCGGGAATTTCCCGATCTGCATCTGTCGGTCAATGGCGGCATCAGTGATCTGGAGGCCGCGCGTGCGCACCTGACGGTCATGGACGGGGTGATGATCGGGCGCGCGGCCTATCATCAACCGTGGCAGGTTCTGGGTCAGGCGGATCTTTTGTGGGACAGCCCTCCGCCCTTCGAAGATGCAAGGCAGGTGGCGCAGGCGATGCGTCCGCGAATCATCGCGCATCTGGAACGGGGCGGCAGGCTGCACCAGTTCACCCGTCACATGCTGGGGCTGTTTCACGGCCAGCCCGGCGCGCGGGGCTGGAAGCGGACGCTGTCGGAAGGATCGGGCGGTGGGATCGAGGTCTATGACGCCGCGCTGGCGCAACTGGCCCCGGTCGAGGCGTGA
- a CDS encoding IS630 family transposase (programmed frameshift), with protein sequence MSAPLPSALRTRFQRYIEEGLSGRAAALRLKLSPATGARWGRAIRTRGHAEPLPQGRPKGHGKLAPHRAFFEELLAQDPDITLFELRDALVAAEGVRVHHSSIASLLSRLGFTYKKSLVAAERRGARVRQRRTDWFEHRLPTIADRPERVVFIDETSVKTNLTRLRGRALRGTRLTMDAPFGSWGTQTLIAGLTPDALIAPWCIRGAMDGPAFAAWVREVLIPEIEPGTVVILDNLATHHNKQAAEALRAHRCWFLYLPPYSPDLNPIEMAFAKLKAHLRRIGARTFTDVFKAIGEVCDLFDPGECWNYFKAAGYVAG encoded by the exons ATGTCAGCACCATTGCCGTCGGCCCTCCGGACGCGGTTTCAGCGATATATCGAGGAGGGTTTAAGCGGTCGGGCGGCGGCGCTGCGGCTGAAACTCTCGCCGGCGACCGGAGCACGTTGGGGCCGGGCGATCAGGACCAGGGGGCATGCCGAACCATTGCCCCAGGGACGTCCCAAAGGGCATGGAAAGCTTGCCCCGCACCGGGCCTTTTTCGAGGAACTGCTCGCACAGGATCCCGACATCACGCTGTTCGAACTCAGGGACGCGCTGGTCGCAGCGGAAGGCGTTCGTGTCCATCACTCGTCCATTGCCAGTCTGCTGTCTCGCCTTGGGTTCACCTAT AAAAAGTCGCTGGTGGCCGCCGAACGCCGCGGTGCCAGGGTAAGACAGCGGCGAACCGACTGGTTCGAGCATCGCTTGCCAACCATCGCGGATCGGCCGGAACGCGTGGTTTTCATAGACGAGACCTCGGTGAAGACCAATCTCACCCGTCTGCGGGGTCGTGCCCTGCGCGGCACACGCCTGACCATGGATGCGCCCTTCGGCAGCTGGGGAACACAGACCCTGATCGCCGGGCTCACACCGGATGCCCTGATTGCGCCCTGGTGCATCCGGGGCGCAATGGACGGCCCCGCCTTCGCAGCCTGGGTTCGCGAGGTCCTGATCCCGGAGATCGAGCCGGGAACCGTGGTGATCCTCGACAACCTTGCCACCCACCACAACAAGCAGGCTGCTGAGGCTCTGCGTGCCCATCGCTGCTGGTTTCTCTATCTGCCGCCATATTCGCCGGACCTGAACCCCATCGAAATGGCATTCGCAAAACTCAAGGCGCACCTGCGCAGGATCGGGGCAAGAACATTTACCGACGTCTTCAAGGCCATCGGCGAAGTCTGTGATCTCTTCGATCCCGGCGAATGTTGGAACTACTTCAAGGCCGCAGGATATGTCGCAGGTTAA
- a CDS encoding pseudouridine synthase: protein MSNLVVTIPANPPDRLDKALALAAPEEAALSRSRLARLIADGAVSGPAGVARDGKARVAEGQEYVIHLPLPEPVDTLPEAIALNVVYEDAELIVIDKPAGMVVHPAPGSRSGTLVNALLAHCAGSLSGIGGEMRPGIVHRIDKDTSGLLVAAKSDRAHHGLAAQFEAHSAQRRYLALAHGVIDAGDPRLRGLPGIGFEDGGVLKITSRLARHATDRQRQAVYFDKGRHAVTRARMLERFGNPPVAMLVECRLETGRTHQIRVHMAHAGLGLIGDPVYGGARRASVRALGVAAGLASAFSRQALHAAHLGFDHPVTGQALAFDSPLPADMQTLLDALRAAS, encoded by the coding sequence ATGTCGAACCTTGTCGTTACCATTCCCGCCAATCCGCCCGACCGGCTTGATAAGGCGCTTGCCCTGGCGGCGCCAGAGGAAGCGGCATTGTCGCGGTCGCGGCTGGCGCGGCTGATCGCGGATGGCGCAGTCAGTGGCCCGGCGGGCGTGGCGCGCGACGGCAAGGCACGCGTGGCTGAAGGGCAGGAATATGTGATCCACCTGCCCCTGCCCGAGCCGGTGGATACCTTGCCCGAGGCGATCGCGCTGAATGTCGTTTACGAGGATGCCGAGCTGATCGTGATCGACAAACCGGCGGGAATGGTCGTGCATCCTGCCCCCGGCTCTCGTTCGGGGACGCTGGTCAATGCGCTGCTGGCCCATTGCGCGGGCAGTCTGTCGGGCATTGGTGGCGAGATGCGGCCCGGCATCGTCCACCGCATCGACAAGGACACCTCGGGGCTGTTGGTCGCGGCAAAATCCGACCGCGCCCATCACGGCCTTGCCGCGCAGTTCGAGGCGCATAGCGCGCAGCGCCGCTATCTTGCGCTGGCTCATGGGGTGATCGATGCGGGCGATCCGCGGCTGCGCGGCCTGCCCGGCATCGGTTTCGAGGATGGCGGTGTGCTGAAAATCACCTCTCGGCTGGCGCGGCACGCGACCGACCGGCAGCGTCAGGCGGTCTATTTCGACAAGGGCCGTCATGCGGTGACGCGCGCACGGATGCTGGAGCGTTTCGGCAACCCGCCCGTCGCGATGCTGGTCGAATGCCGGCTGGAGACCGGGCGCACCCATCAGATCCGCGTCCATATGGCCCATGCCGGGCTGGGGCTGATCGGCGATCCGGTCTATGGTGGCGCGCGCCGGGCATCCGTGCGGGCGCTTGGGGTGGCGGCGGGCCTGGCATCGGCCTTTTCCCGGCAGGCGCTGCACGCGGCGCATCTGGGGTTCGACCATCCGGTCACGGGGCAGGCGCTGGCTTTCGACAGTCCCCTGCCCGCCGATATGCAGACGCTGCTGGATGCATTGCGGGCCGCATCTTGA
- a CDS encoding class I SAM-dependent methyltransferase → MTDLARIIARQIRLTGPLTLADYMQTCLLHPQYGYYATRDPFGQAGDFTTAPEIHQLFGELCGLSLAQAWQDQGRPAPFALAEPGPGRGTLMADMLRAIRLMPGMAQAARPVLIEASPHLRQVQRERLGQITHLDSIEELPDMPLFLMANEFFDALPVRQYLHVGSGWSERVVGLDDDGRLCMGLLPPVDLPRSGKPGDVIEDCAAAAAITESIAARIARHGGAAILVDYGGWNGYGDTFQALRQHRPEDPLAHPGEADLTAHVDFAPLAAAALRAGAQVSRPVHQGDWLLSLGAKARAQRLAAAGDGGAMAALHRLTDPSEMGHLFKAMAIWPKGVPAVPGFEALEPDADDA, encoded by the coding sequence ATGACCGATCTGGCGCGGATTATCGCCCGACAGATCCGCCTGACCGGGCCGCTGACGCTGGCCGACTATATGCAGACCTGTCTGCTGCATCCGCAGTATGGCTATTACGCCACCCGCGACCCGTTCGGGCAGGCGGGGGACTTCACCACCGCCCCCGAAATCCATCAGCTTTTCGGAGAGTTATGCGGCCTTTCTCTGGCGCAGGCATGGCAGGATCAGGGCCGTCCCGCGCCTTTCGCGCTGGCCGAACCGGGGCCGGGGCGTGGCACGCTGATGGCCGACATGCTGCGCGCGATCCGGTTGATGCCCGGGATGGCGCAAGCAGCCAGGCCAGTGCTGATCGAGGCATCCCCCCATCTACGGCAGGTCCAGCGCGAAAGACTGGGTCAGATCACGCATCTCGATTCTATCGAGGAACTACCAGATATGCCATTGTTCCTGATGGCAAACGAATTCTTTGACGCCCTGCCGGTCCGGCAATATCTGCATGTCGGTTCCGGCTGGTCCGAACGGGTCGTCGGATTGGATGACGATGGCAGGCTGTGTATGGGCCTGCTGCCGCCGGTCGATCTGCCACGGTCGGGCAAACCCGGCGATGTGATCGAGGACTGCGCCGCCGCCGCCGCCATCACCGAATCCATCGCGGCCCGTATCGCGCGTCACGGCGGGGCGGCGATCCTTGTCGATTACGGTGGCTGGAACGGCTATGGCGACACGTTTCAGGCGCTGCGCCAGCACCGGCCCGAGGATCCTCTGGCGCATCCGGGCGAGGCCGACCTGACCGCCCATGTCGATTTTGCGCCCCTTGCGGCGGCGGCTTTGCGGGCCGGGGCGCAGGTCTCGCGTCCCGTTCATCAGGGCGACTGGTTGCTGTCTCTGGGGGCAAAGGCCCGCGCGCAGCGTCTTGCCGCTGCCGGTGATGGTGGCGCGATGGCCGCGCTTCACCGCTTGACCGACCCGTCGGAAATGGGTCACCTGTTCAAGGCGATGGCCATCTGGCCGAAAGGGGTGCCTGCGGTGCCCGGATTCGAGGCGCTGGAACCCGATGCAGATGACGCTTGA
- the pgeF gene encoding peptidoglycan editing factor PgeF produces the protein MQMTLEILTHPLLKDIRHGFFTRKGGASSGLFAGLNCGRRSTDQSEMVALNRARVATAMGVQAGELATVKQVHSADVVTLRGGEDLTAVASTEADAIVTDRAGIAIAVLTADCQPVLLADRDAGVIGAAHAGWRGALDGVLEATADAMRALGARNIRAVIGPTISQRAYEVGPDFMDEFLAEDPSYDRFFAGGPNGRPMFDLPSFGLSRLRAAGVEAEWSGHCTYSEPARFFSYRRSTHEGHVDYGRLISVIAL, from the coding sequence ATGCAGATGACGCTTGAGATTCTGACCCATCCTTTGCTGAAGGACATTCGGCATGGATTCTTCACCCGCAAGGGCGGCGCCTCGTCGGGGCTGTTCGCCGGGCTGAATTGCGGTCGCCGATCCACGGATCAAAGTGAAATGGTCGCGCTGAACCGCGCCCGCGTTGCCACGGCGATGGGGGTGCAGGCGGGGGAACTGGCCACGGTCAAACAGGTCCATTCGGCCGATGTCGTCACCCTGCGCGGGGGCGAGGATCTGACCGCCGTTGCCAGCACCGAGGCCGACGCCATCGTGACCGACCGGGCGGGAATCGCCATCGCGGTGCTGACGGCGGATTGTCAGCCGGTGCTGCTGGCCGACCGCGATGCGGGGGTTATCGGTGCGGCCCATGCGGGCTGGCGTGGCGCGCTGGACGGCGTGCTCGAGGCCACGGCTGATGCCATGCGCGCGCTTGGCGCCCGCAATATCCGCGCCGTGATCGGGCCCACGATCAGCCAGCGCGCCTATGAGGTCGGCCCTGATTTCATGGATGAATTTCTGGCCGAAGATCCCTCATATGACCGCTTTTTCGCGGGCGGGCCGAATGGACGTCCGATGTTCGATCTGCCCTCTTTCGGGCTGTCGAGGCTGCGCGCGGCGGGGGTCGAGGCCGAGTGGTCGGGCCATTGCACCTATTCCGAGCCTGCCCGATTCTTCAGCTATCGCCGCTCGACCCACGAGGGGCATGTGGATTACGGTCGCCTGATCTCGGTGATCGCGCTATAG
- a CDS encoding DUF2189 domain-containing protein has product MPRETIGNPLSWSAQRLVGAGRGLGAAVDGIGSHETTRPEINEIGMNDIRAALRKGVEDFAALRSDVIFVVALYPLIGFVLAFWAFNSGQVHLLFPLIAGFPLVGPVAAIGLYEMSRRRDQGQETDWGAALATLTGRVLGPVLMLGFLLAVFFVIWLYAAHLIWAATLGPEPYDSLTVFLRDTLTTGAGWEMIVIGFGTGFIFAAVVLCVSLVSFPMLIDRPVGVPVALETSLAVARRNPRTTALWGLTVAVALVLGTIPLFAGLIVVLPILGHATWHLYRRAVTFPDRLEGQDQGLQTSGP; this is encoded by the coding sequence ATGCCCCGCGAGACGATTGGAAATCCGCTGAGTTGGAGCGCGCAGAGGCTGGTCGGCGCAGGCCGCGGCCTCGGGGCGGCAGTGGACGGGATCGGCAGCCACGAGACGACCCGGCCCGAGATCAACGAGATCGGCATGAACGACATCCGCGCGGCGCTTCGCAAGGGCGTCGAGGATTTCGCCGCGCTCCGATCCGACGTGATCTTCGTGGTTGCGCTATATCCGCTGATCGGCTTCGTCCTTGCCTTCTGGGCCTTCAATTCGGGACAGGTGCACCTGCTTTTCCCGCTGATCGCGGGTTTTCCTCTGGTCGGGCCGGTCGCGGCGATCGGCCTTTATGAAATGAGCCGCCGGCGCGATCAGGGCCAGGAGACCGATTGGGGCGCGGCGCTGGCCACGCTGACAGGACGCGTGCTTGGGCCGGTGCTCATGCTGGGCTTCCTTCTGGCGGTGTTCTTCGTCATCTGGCTTTACGCCGCGCATCTGATCTGGGCCGCCACCCTTGGGCCGGAACCCTATGACAGCCTCACCGTCTTTCTGCGCGACACCCTGACCACGGGCGCGGGATGGGAGATGATCGTCATCGGATTTGGCACCGGCTTCATCTTCGCGGCGGTGGTGCTCTGCGTCAGTCTGGTGTCTTTTCCGATGCTGATCGATCGTCCGGTGGGGGTGCCGGTAGCGCTGGAGACCTCGCTGGCCGTCGCGCGCCGCAACCCGCGCACGACCGCACTTTGGGGGCTGACCGTCGCCGTCGCGCTGGTGCTGGGAACGATCCCGCTCTTTGCCGGGCTGATCGTCGTGCTTCCCATCCTTGGCCATGCGACATGGCATCTTTACCGCCGGGCGGTGACCTTCCCCGACAGGCTGGAAGGCCAGGATCAGGGCCTACAAACCTCAGGCCCATAA
- a CDS encoding transposase, with product MGGHLDGFSDGGVSRLEVMEGPTGRQRRTKAERARIAAESLVRRTSVTEVARRHGATRWQVYDWRQKLRDGQLVVPESMAALPMFAELVVEGAAAEMPAETEAGTGVEIVVGDVVIRVGADTDEVLLTRSIRAARAGAS from the coding sequence ATGGGCGGCCATTTGGACGGCTTCTCGGATGGTGGGGTTTCGCGGCTGGAAGTGATGGAGGGGCCGACCGGGCGTCAGCGACGCACGAAGGCGGAGCGGGCGCGGATTGCGGCGGAGAGCTTGGTGCGGCGAACTTCGGTGACCGAAGTCGCGCGGCGGCACGGTGCGACGCGCTGGCAGGTTTATGACTGGCGGCAGAAGCTACGGGACGGACAGCTTGTCGTGCCCGAGAGCATGGCGGCACTGCCGATGTTTGCAGAACTGGTCGTCGAGGGCGCCGCAGCGGAGATGCCGGCAGAGACAGAGGCCGGCACCGGCGTGGAGATCGTTGTGGGTGATGTCGTGATCCGCGTCGGCGCAGATACCGATGAGGTTCTGCTTACGCGGTCGATCCGAGCGGCGCGGGCGGGGGCGTCGTGA
- the lgt gene encoding prolipoprotein diacylglyceryl transferase, whose amino-acid sequence MIPFPDISPEIFTINLGGFSLSLRWYALAYLAGLLIGWRLLVAMMRRPAIWGGRAPMAPESVDDLLTWVILGVVLGGRLGFVLFYEPAFYLANPFEIVKVWQGGMSFHGGFAGVIIASWLFCRARGIPALGLADAMAVVAPVGLFFGRVANFINAELWGRPTDLPWGVIFPGEAAQYCPGIEGPCARHPSQLYEAGLEGLLLGLILWLVLRSGGLRRPGLCFGIFLSGYALARSFVELFRVADAQFITPENPLGHVIGGPVWGLTMGQTLSLPMLALGLFLILRALIRSAVTA is encoded by the coding sequence ATGATCCCCTTTCCAGATATCAGCCCCGAAATCTTCACCATAAACTTGGGCGGCTTCTCGCTGTCACTGCGCTGGTATGCGCTGGCCTATCTGGCGGGGCTGCTGATCGGATGGCGGCTTCTGGTTGCGATGATGCGCCGGCCGGCGATCTGGGGCGGGCGGGCCCCGATGGCGCCCGAGTCGGTGGATGATCTGCTGACATGGGTGATTCTCGGCGTGGTTCTGGGGGGCAGGCTTGGCTTCGTACTGTTCTATGAACCCGCATTCTACCTCGCCAACCCTTTCGAAATCGTAAAGGTCTGGCAGGGCGGGATGAGTTTCCACGGCGGTTTCGCCGGTGTCATCATCGCCTCGTGGCTGTTCTGCCGCGCGCGGGGCATTCCTGCGCTGGGTCTGGCCGATGCGATGGCGGTGGTCGCGCCGGTCGGGCTGTTCTTCGGCCGCGTCGCCAATTTCATCAACGCCGAACTGTGGGGCCGTCCGACCGACCTGCCCTGGGGCGTGATCTTTCCCGGCGAGGCCGCGCAATACTGCCCCGGCATCGAAGGCCCGTGCGCCCGCCATCCCAGCCAGCTTTACGAGGCCGGGCTGGAGGGTCTGCTGCTGGGCCTGATCCTGTGGCTGGTGCTGCGGTCGGGCGGATTGCGCCGCCCCGGCCTGTGTTTTGGTATTTTCCTTTCTGGATACGCACTTGCCCGCAGTTTCGTCGAATTGTTCAGGGTCGCTGACGCGCAGTTCATTACCCCTGAAAACCCGCTTGGCCATGTCATCGGCGGGCCGGTCTGGGGGCTGACCATGGGGCAGACGCTGTCGCTGCCGATGCTGGCATTGGGCCTGTTTCTTATCCTGCGCGCGCTCATCCGCTCCGCCGTGACTGCATGA
- a CDS encoding accessory factor UbiK family protein gives MTTQNKIFDDISKLMTNAMGVAQGARSEAETAMKGWIDRWLADRDFVTREEFEAVREMAIRARTENAELKARLDALEGKASQGAD, from the coding sequence ATGACGACGCAGAACAAGATTTTCGACGATATCTCGAAGCTGATGACCAATGCCATGGGCGTGGCGCAGGGCGCGCGGTCCGAGGCCGAAACCGCCATGAAGGGCTGGATCGACCGCTGGCTGGCGGATCGCGACTTTGTGACCCGCGAGGAGTTCGAGGCAGTGCGGGAAATGGCGATCAGGGCGCGGACCGAGAATGCCGAACTGAAGGCGCGGCTGGATGCGCTGGAGGGGAAGGCCTCGCAGGGCGCGGATTAA
- a CDS encoding DUF6476 family protein — protein sequence MDDDHNDWKAAVKAVPELRFLKTLVTGLTVVMGLGIIALVALLWIRLGQPALPQLPDNIDLPDGANAQAITFSADWIAVVTDQGEIMVFDRAGTLRKRMRP from the coding sequence ATGGATGACGATCATAATGACTGGAAGGCCGCGGTAAAAGCCGTCCCGGAGCTGCGCTTTCTCAAGACGCTGGTCACCGGGCTGACGGTGGTCATGGGGCTGGGCATCATTGCACTGGTGGCGCTGTTGTGGATCCGGCTGGGCCAGCCCGCCCTGCCGCAGCTTCCTGACAATATCGACCTGCCGGATGGGGCCAATGCGCAGGCGATCACCTTCTCGGCCGACTGGATCGCGGTCGTCACCGATCAGGGCGAGATCATGGTCTTCGACCGCGCGGGCACATTGAGAAAACGGATGCGGCCTTAA
- a CDS encoding IS66 family transposase: MDANIPSRENAHLKARLAEVQEANRRLEGILRASQRERFGKSSEKLSPDQFNLPLEDAELAQGVLEAAQEKAEAALARAQGEEPRKPARNRGHLPRVERVIEPASTLCPCGCSEMARIGEDVSERLDVIPAQFQVLVTRRPRYACRRCSQAVVQAHAPEHVVPGGLPTERLIAWIIISKFGDHLPFYRQAGIFERQGLHLDRGTFGNWAGRACFHLMPVIDHMKVHLRAADRIFVDETRFIDDGTLELDTNPVENQIRPIALTRKNALFAGNEIGAENWAMLASLVATCKLSGVNPVGYLADTLRAILDGHPRSRIDDLMSWCYDQASSRAA; encoded by the coding sequence ATGGATGCCAACATTCCCAGCCGCGAGAACGCTCATTTGAAGGCCCGCCTCGCGGAGGTGCAGGAGGCCAACCGCCGGCTGGAGGGTATCCTGCGCGCCTCGCAGCGCGAGCGCTTTGGCAAGAGTTCCGAGAAGTTGTCACCCGACCAGTTCAATTTGCCGCTCGAGGACGCCGAACTGGCCCAGGGCGTGCTTGAGGCCGCACAGGAGAAGGCTGAAGCCGCGCTTGCCCGGGCGCAAGGAGAAGAACCTCGCAAGCCCGCGCGCAACCGTGGGCATCTGCCCCGGGTCGAGCGCGTGATCGAGCCGGCCAGCACCCTTTGCCCCTGCGGTTGTAGTGAGATGGCCCGGATCGGGGAGGATGTCTCCGAGCGGCTCGACGTGATCCCAGCGCAGTTCCAGGTTCTTGTGACGCGGCGCCCCAGATATGCCTGTCGCCGCTGCTCGCAGGCCGTGGTGCAGGCTCATGCGCCCGAGCACGTCGTGCCGGGCGGCCTGCCCACCGAGCGGCTGATCGCATGGATCATCATCTCGAAGTTCGGCGACCACCTTCCATTTTACCGCCAGGCGGGGATCTTCGAGCGGCAGGGGCTCCACCTCGACCGCGGCACATTCGGCAATTGGGCCGGCCGCGCCTGCTTCCACCTGATGCCCGTGATCGACCACATGAAGGTCCACCTGCGCGCCGCCGACCGGATCTTCGTCGACGAGACCCGCTTTATCGACGATGGCACCCTCGAGCTGGACACCAACCCGGTCGAAAACCAGATCCGTCCGATCGCGCTGACCCGGAAGAACGCCCTCTTCGCAGGGAACGAAATCGGCGCCGAGAACTGGGCCATGCTCGCCTCGCTGGTTGCCACCTGCAAGCTGTCCGGCGTGAACCCCGTCGGCTACCTCGCCGATACCCTCCGGGCCATCCTCGACGGACACCCCAGATCCCGCATCGACGACCTCATGTCCTGGTGCTACGACCAAGCGTCAAGCCGCGCTGCATAG